A region of Plutella xylostella chromosome 29, ilPluXylo3.1, whole genome shotgun sequence DNA encodes the following proteins:
- the LOC105385128 gene encoding proline-rich extensin-like protein EPR1 isoform X4: MPPSPPRAAPPPPYAPPYPPQQWPVAPPPNVYVSQVTANVNVHGYMGQYYQPQQYGDRGPRQHRRGRGKRAPSPPPPPPYYVQYPHYYPPAPAQGAPLYHLPVYQPVVYPSYPYYYPEYPMPVEGEEKPEEYPPEVVMEQEAVDAYYANAHYAGPPYAPPVDGPMEYMPPMYHMPPPAHPPPPHHAPHPPHHTPHQFNVHAKNFVLPNHKPYSPPDKSQEQKPASVSAAVAVETLVKDMKISPASASPKHSPTPPEPKPPTPVDKAPPVKVEPKTAWTPTEQKPAEAVVTQAPPSAKSFPPIPTTAANKMAPPVSKVTTKTPAPFSGAKQPPKPAAPPAAVPVQPASTPKPPFGNRQKREGPPHRSPSADGAEPPPEHVKREPPLPPSKAPMPISITLHSGQGAPVIVTNKSPFSRKPAPVVEAAPAPPPPAPTASDFPPPPTPRHRGEPAPPAPAPVAPPAPGKSWASLFNKSSSISTAPAPVPVAPVPVEEPSSPTAVVPPVNPKPVAKVPPFDASPLQQNVAVVTEKVGPAAVKPAPVTAAPSVLSYSEKTSVGASGAAAGVSKPASPAGPEPREVPVVKDAAPALPVQPSPFADDPNSYRMGEFLSKYTLDNRPVSLLPRGLTNRSNYCYVNAILQALIACPPFYNMLKALPYQTRRGKSSTPVIDAMVELCYEFTPLPPNARVSRARGAEAAGALPVQTGPPLDPAAGQKVLRALRPFPGSQEGRQEDAEEFLGCLLNGLNDEMLELMKLVEPEGEAQNGVAQDSPPEDEDDDDDEWKVMGPKNKGAVERRWAAGRTPLADIFRGRTRCRLHRVAHHDVTDAVQPFFTLQLDIERANSVKDALELVAGKDTLEGVSDAWQQLSIEQLPIVLLLHLKCFQLDAEGHTAKIVKNIDFPIDLKIDQKIMSSKLKYAQKQRQYKLFAVVYHEGVEAVKGHYLTDTYHGQAGWIRYDDSTVTLVNDAQVLKPKAPRMPYLLMYRRQDTLPVPHRAAPKPE, encoded by the exons atgccgccgtcgccgccccgcgccgcgccgccgccgccgtacgCGCCGCCGTACCCGCCGCAGCAGTGGCCCGTCGCGCCGCCGCCCAATGTCTATGTTAGCCAG GTGACGGCGAACGTGAACGTGCACGGCTACATGGGGCAGTACTACCAGCCGCAGCAGTACGGGGACCGCGGGCCGCGCCAGCACCGCCGTGGTCGCGGCAAGCGAGCcccctcgccgccgccgccgccgccataCTACGTCCAGTACCCGCATTACTACCCGCCCGCCCCAGCCCAAGGAGCTCCGCTGTATCACCTGCCTGTTTATCAACCTGTGGTGTATCCGTCGTACCCGTATTATTATCCGGAGTACCCCATGCCCGTTGAGGGAGAGGAGAAACCGGAGGAGTATCCCCCAGAAGTGGTGATGGAACAGGAAGCGGTCGACGCGTATTATGCTAACGCGCATTATGCGGGTCCGCCGTACGCGCCGCCTGTTGATGGACCCATGGAGTACATGCCGCCCATGTACCACATGCCGCCGCCGGCGCAcccgccgcccccgcaccACGCTCCCCACCCCCCGCATCACACGCCGCACCAGTTCAACGTGCACGCAAAGAACTTCGTGCTCCCCAACCACAAGCCGTATTCACCACCGGATAAGAGCCAGGAGCAGAAGCCGGCGAGCGTGTCGGCCGCCGTGGCCGTGGAGACGCTGGTCAAGGACATGAAGATCAGCCCAGCATCAGCCAGCCCCAAGCACTCGCCCACGCCGCCCGAGCCCAAGCCGCCCACGCCCGTCGACAAAGCACCTCCAGTCAAAGTGGAGCCCAAGACGGCCTGGACTCCGACCGAGCAGAAACCGGCCGAGGCAGTCGTGACGCAAGCGCCGCCGTCGGCCAAGTCCTTCCCGCCCATCCCCACCACCGCGGCCAACAAGATGGCGCCGCCCGTCAGCAAGGTCACCACCAAGACGCCAGCTCCCTTCTCCGGCGCCAAGCAGCCGCCCAAgccggccgcgccgcccgccgccgtgCCCGTGCAGCCCGCGTCCACGCCGAAACCGCCCTTCGGCAACCGGCAGAAGCGCGAGGGTCCCCCGCACCGCTCCCCGTCCGCCGACGGCGCCGAGCCCCCGCCGGAGCACGTGAAGCGCgagccgccgctgccgccgagCAAGGCGCCCATGCCCATCTCCATCACGCTGCACTCCGGCCAGGGCGCGCCCGTCATCGTCACCAACAAGTCTCCCTTCTCGCGCAAGCCGGCTCCGGTAGTGgaggccgcgcccgcgccgcccccgcccgcgcccaccGCGTCCGActtcccgccgccgcccaccCCGCGCCACCGCGGAgagcccgcgccccccgcgcccgcaccCGTGGCGCCCCCAGCTCCAGGGAAATCCTGGGCCAGTCTCTTCAACAAGTCCTCAAGTATATCCACCGCTCCGGCGCCAGTGCCGGTGGCGCCTGTGCCCGTTGAGGAGCCCTCCAGCCCGACGGCGGTCGTTCCCCCGGTGAACCCGAAGCCTGTAGCTAAAGTGCCCCCATTTGACGCATCACCACTTCAGCAAAACGTGGCAGTAGTGACTGAGAAGGTCGGCCCAGCTGCGGTCAAACCGGCCCCAGTGACAGCCGCGCCGTCGGTGCTGTCGTACTCGGAGAAGACGTCGGTGGGCGCGTCTGGCGCGGCCGCAGGGGTGTCCAAGCCCGCGTCGCCGGCGGGCCCGGAGCCCCGCGAGGTGCCCGTGGTGAAGGACGCTGCGCCGGCCCTGCCCGTGCAGCCCTCGCCCTTCGCTGACGACCCCAACTCGTACAGGATGGGAG AGTTCCTGTCCAAATACACGCTCGACAACCGTCCAGTCTCGCTCCTGCCTCGGGGGCTCACCAATCGCTCGAACTATTGCTACGTGAACGCGATATTGCAAGCCCTGATCGCGTGTCCGCCCTTCTACAACATGCTGAAGGCTCTCCCCTACCAGACTAGAAGGGGGAAGTCTAGCACGCCCGTCATTGATGCCAT GGTCGAGCTATGCTACGAGTTCACTCCCCTACCCCCCAACGCTCGAGTATCCCGCGCTCGCGGCGCCGAGGCGGCCGGTGCTCTCCCCGTACAAACCGGGCCGCCACTAGACCCCGCCGCCGGGCAGAAGGTGCTCCGGGCTCTCAGACCCTTCCCCGGCTCACAAGAGGGCAGGCAGGAAGATGCGGAGGAGTTCCTTGGGTGCTTGTTGAATGGACTGAATGATGAGATGCTTGAG CTGATGAAGCTGGTGGAGCCCGAGGGCGAGGCGCAGAACGGCGTCGCGCAGGACTCGCCGCCGGAGGACGAGGAcgacgatgatgatgagtgGAAG GTGATGGGCCCCAAGAACAAGGGCGCGGTGGAACGGCGCTGGGCGGCGGGCCGCACGCCGCTGGCCGACATCTTCCGCGGCCGCACGCGCTGTCGCCTGCACAGAGTCGCGCATCATGATGTCACTGATGCTGTGCAGCCGTTCTTTACACTGCAGCTTGATATTGAG CGAGCGAACAGCGTGAAAGACGCTCTAGAGCTCGTGGCGGGTAAGGACACCCTCGAGGGGGTGTCGGACGCCTGGCAGCAGCTGTCCATCGAGCAACTGCCGATTGTGCTGCTGCTGCATCTGAAGTGCTTCCAGTTAGATGCGGAGGGACACACGGCCAAGATTGTGAAGAATATCGACTTCCCTATTGACTTGAAGATTGATCAGA AGATCATGTCATCCAAGTTGAAGTACGCGCAGAAACAGCGGCAGTACAAGCTGTTCGCAGTGGTGTACCATGAGGGGGTTGAAGCTGTGAAGGGACATTACCTCACAGACACCTACCACGGCCAGGCTGGGTGGATCAG ATACGACGACTCCACAGTGACTCTAGTGAACGACGCTCAAGTGCTGAAGCCTAAAGCTCCGCGCATGCCCTATCTGCTCATGTACAGGAGACAGGACACCCTGCCAGTGCCTCACCGCGCGGCGCCCAAGCCGGAGTGA
- the LOC105385128 gene encoding proline-rich extensin-like protein EPR1 isoform X3, protein MDLMKTDYEFLDLSDVKEADLSSLHSALFKLNPKGLEAAGKVQWPETAIDIPGGLVRARAVSGSVDGGDEMPPSPPRAAPPPPYAPPYPPQQWPVAPPPNVYVSQVTANVNVHGYMGQYYQPQQYGDRGPRQHRRGRGKRAPSPPPPPPYYVQYPHYYPPAPAQGAPLYHLPVYQPVVYPSYPYYYPEYPMPVEGEEKPEEYPPEVVMEQEAVDAYYANAHYAGPPYAPPVDGPMEYMPPMYHMPPPAHPPPPHHAPHPPHHTPHQFNVHAKNFVLPNHKPYSPPDKSQEQKPASVSAAVAVETLVKDMKISPASASPKHSPTPPEPKPPTPVDKAPPVKVEPKTAWTPTEQKPAEAVVTQAPPSAKSFPPIPTTAANKMAPPVSKVTTKTPAPFSGAKQPPKPAAPPAAVPVQPASTPKPPFGNRQKREGPPHRSPSADGAEPPPEHVKREPPLPPSKAPMPISITLHSGQGAPVIVTNKSPFSRKPAPVVEAAPAPPPPAPTASDFPPPPTPRHRGEPAPPAPAPVAPPAPGKSWASLFNKSSSISTAPAPVPVAPVPVEEPSSPTAVVPPVNPKPVAKVPPFDASPLQQNVAVVTEKVGPAAVKPAPVTAAPSVLSYSEKTSVGASGAAAGVSKPASPAGPEPREVPVVKDAAPALPVQPSPFADDPNSYRMGEFLSKYTLDNRPVSLLPRGLTNRSNYCYVNAILQALIACPPFYNMLKALPYQTRRGKSSTPVIDAMVELCYEFTPLPPNARVSRARGAEAAGALPVQTGPPLDPAAGQKVLRALRPFPGSQEGRQEDAEEFLGCLLNGLNDEMLELMKLVEPEGEAQNGVAQDSPPEDEDDDDDEWKNKGAVERRWAAGRTPLADIFRGRTRCRLHRVAHHDVTDAVQPFFTLQLDIERANSVKDALELVAGKDTLEGVSDAWQQLSIEQLPIVLLLHLKCFQLDAEGHTAKIVKNIDFPIDLKIDQKIMSSKLKYAQKQRQYKLFAVVYHEGVEAVKGHYLTDTYHGQAGWIRYDDSTVTLVNDAQVLKPKAPRMPYLLMYRRQDTLPVPHRAAPKPE, encoded by the exons ATGGATTTGATGAAAACG GACTATGAATTCCTAGATTTGTCCGATGTGAAGGAAGCCGACTTGAGCAGCCTGCACAGCGCATTGTTCAAGCTGAATCCCAAAGGATTGGAGGCGGCTGGCAAGGTCCAGTGGCCAGAAACAGCCATTG ATATCCCAGGCGGGCTAGTCCGGGCGCGCGCGGTGTCGGGCTCGGTGGACGGCGGCGACGAGatgccgccgtcgccgccccgcgccgcgccgccgccgccgtacgCGCCGCCGTACCCGCCGCAGCAGTGGCCCGTCGCGCCGCCGCCCAATGTCTATGTTAGCCAG GTGACGGCGAACGTGAACGTGCACGGCTACATGGGGCAGTACTACCAGCCGCAGCAGTACGGGGACCGCGGGCCGCGCCAGCACCGCCGTGGTCGCGGCAAGCGAGCcccctcgccgccgccgccgccgccataCTACGTCCAGTACCCGCATTACTACCCGCCCGCCCCAGCCCAAGGAGCTCCGCTGTATCACCTGCCTGTTTATCAACCTGTGGTGTATCCGTCGTACCCGTATTATTATCCGGAGTACCCCATGCCCGTTGAGGGAGAGGAGAAACCGGAGGAGTATCCCCCAGAAGTGGTGATGGAACAGGAAGCGGTCGACGCGTATTATGCTAACGCGCATTATGCGGGTCCGCCGTACGCGCCGCCTGTTGATGGACCCATGGAGTACATGCCGCCCATGTACCACATGCCGCCGCCGGCGCAcccgccgcccccgcaccACGCTCCCCACCCCCCGCATCACACGCCGCACCAGTTCAACGTGCACGCAAAGAACTTCGTGCTCCCCAACCACAAGCCGTATTCACCACCGGATAAGAGCCAGGAGCAGAAGCCGGCGAGCGTGTCGGCCGCCGTGGCCGTGGAGACGCTGGTCAAGGACATGAAGATCAGCCCAGCATCAGCCAGCCCCAAGCACTCGCCCACGCCGCCCGAGCCCAAGCCGCCCACGCCCGTCGACAAAGCACCTCCAGTCAAAGTGGAGCCCAAGACGGCCTGGACTCCGACCGAGCAGAAACCGGCCGAGGCAGTCGTGACGCAAGCGCCGCCGTCGGCCAAGTCCTTCCCGCCCATCCCCACCACCGCGGCCAACAAGATGGCGCCGCCCGTCAGCAAGGTCACCACCAAGACGCCAGCTCCCTTCTCCGGCGCCAAGCAGCCGCCCAAgccggccgcgccgcccgccgccgtgCCCGTGCAGCCCGCGTCCACGCCGAAACCGCCCTTCGGCAACCGGCAGAAGCGCGAGGGTCCCCCGCACCGCTCCCCGTCCGCCGACGGCGCCGAGCCCCCGCCGGAGCACGTGAAGCGCgagccgccgctgccgccgagCAAGGCGCCCATGCCCATCTCCATCACGCTGCACTCCGGCCAGGGCGCGCCCGTCATCGTCACCAACAAGTCTCCCTTCTCGCGCAAGCCGGCTCCGGTAGTGgaggccgcgcccgcgccgcccccgcccgcgcccaccGCGTCCGActtcccgccgccgcccaccCCGCGCCACCGCGGAgagcccgcgccccccgcgcccgcaccCGTGGCGCCCCCAGCTCCAGGGAAATCCTGGGCCAGTCTCTTCAACAAGTCCTCAAGTATATCCACCGCTCCGGCGCCAGTGCCGGTGGCGCCTGTGCCCGTTGAGGAGCCCTCCAGCCCGACGGCGGTCGTTCCCCCGGTGAACCCGAAGCCTGTAGCTAAAGTGCCCCCATTTGACGCATCACCACTTCAGCAAAACGTGGCAGTAGTGACTGAGAAGGTCGGCCCAGCTGCGGTCAAACCGGCCCCAGTGACAGCCGCGCCGTCGGTGCTGTCGTACTCGGAGAAGACGTCGGTGGGCGCGTCTGGCGCGGCCGCAGGGGTGTCCAAGCCCGCGTCGCCGGCGGGCCCGGAGCCCCGCGAGGTGCCCGTGGTGAAGGACGCTGCGCCGGCCCTGCCCGTGCAGCCCTCGCCCTTCGCTGACGACCCCAACTCGTACAGGATGGGAG AGTTCCTGTCCAAATACACGCTCGACAACCGTCCAGTCTCGCTCCTGCCTCGGGGGCTCACCAATCGCTCGAACTATTGCTACGTGAACGCGATATTGCAAGCCCTGATCGCGTGTCCGCCCTTCTACAACATGCTGAAGGCTCTCCCCTACCAGACTAGAAGGGGGAAGTCTAGCACGCCCGTCATTGATGCCAT GGTCGAGCTATGCTACGAGTTCACTCCCCTACCCCCCAACGCTCGAGTATCCCGCGCTCGCGGCGCCGAGGCGGCCGGTGCTCTCCCCGTACAAACCGGGCCGCCACTAGACCCCGCCGCCGGGCAGAAGGTGCTCCGGGCTCTCAGACCCTTCCCCGGCTCACAAGAGGGCAGGCAGGAAGATGCGGAGGAGTTCCTTGGGTGCTTGTTGAATGGACTGAATGATGAGATGCTTGAG CTGATGAAGCTGGTGGAGCCCGAGGGCGAGGCGCAGAACGGCGTCGCGCAGGACTCGCCGCCGGAGGACGAGGAcgacgatgatgatgagtgGAAG AACAAGGGCGCGGTGGAACGGCGCTGGGCGGCGGGCCGCACGCCGCTGGCCGACATCTTCCGCGGCCGCACGCGCTGTCGCCTGCACAGAGTCGCGCATCATGATGTCACTGATGCTGTGCAGCCGTTCTTTACACTGCAGCTTGATATTGAG CGAGCGAACAGCGTGAAAGACGCTCTAGAGCTCGTGGCGGGTAAGGACACCCTCGAGGGGGTGTCGGACGCCTGGCAGCAGCTGTCCATCGAGCAACTGCCGATTGTGCTGCTGCTGCATCTGAAGTGCTTCCAGTTAGATGCGGAGGGACACACGGCCAAGATTGTGAAGAATATCGACTTCCCTATTGACTTGAAGATTGATCAGA AGATCATGTCATCCAAGTTGAAGTACGCGCAGAAACAGCGGCAGTACAAGCTGTTCGCAGTGGTGTACCATGAGGGGGTTGAAGCTGTGAAGGGACATTACCTCACAGACACCTACCACGGCCAGGCTGGGTGGATCAG ATACGACGACTCCACAGTGACTCTAGTGAACGACGCTCAAGTGCTGAAGCCTAAAGCTCCGCGCATGCCCTATCTGCTCATGTACAGGAGACAGGACACCCTGCCAGTGCCTCACCGCGCGGCGCCCAAGCCGGAGTGA
- the LOC105385128 gene encoding proline-rich extensin-like protein EPR1 isoform X1 — protein sequence MDLMKTDYEFLDLSDVKEADLSSLHSALFKLNPKGLEAAGKVQWPETAIDIPGGLVRARAVSGSVDGGDEMPPSPPRAAPPPPYAPPYPPQQWPVAPPPNVYVSQVTANVNVHGYMGQYYQPQQYGDRGPRQHRRGRGKRAPSPPPPPPYYVQYPHYYPPAPAQGAPLYHLPVYQPVVYPSYPYYYPEYPMPVEGEEKPEEYPPEVVMEQEAVDAYYANAHYAGPPYAPPVDGPMEYMPPMYHMPPPAHPPPPHHAPHPPHHTPHQFNVHAKNFVLPNHKPYSPPDKSQEQKPASVSAAVAVETLVKDMKISPASASPKHSPTPPEPKPPTPVDKAPPVKVEPKTAWTPTEQKPAEAVVTQAPPSAKSFPPIPTTAANKMAPPVSKVTTKTPAPFSGAKQPPKPAAPPAAVPVQPASTPKPPFGNRQKREGPPHRSPSADGAEPPPEHVKREPPLPPSKAPMPISITLHSGQGAPVIVTNKSPFSRKPAPVVEAAPAPPPPAPTASDFPPPPTPRHRGEPAPPAPAPVAPPAPGKSWASLFNKSSSISTAPAPVPVAPVPVEEPSSPTAVVPPVNPKPVAKVPPFDASPLQQNVAVVTEKVGPAAVKPAPVTAAPSVLSYSEKTSVGASGAAAGVSKPASPAGPEPREVPVVKDAAPALPVQPSPFADDPNSYRMGEFLSKYTLDNRPVSLLPRGLTNRSNYCYVNAILQALIACPPFYNMLKALPYQTRRGKSSTPVIDAMVELCYEFTPLPPNARVSRARGAEAAGALPVQTGPPLDPAAGQKVLRALRPFPGSQEGRQEDAEEFLGCLLNGLNDEMLELMKLVEPEGEAQNGVAQDSPPEDEDDDDDEWKVMGPKNKGAVERRWAAGRTPLADIFRGRTRCRLHRVAHHDVTDAVQPFFTLQLDIERANSVKDALELVAGKDTLEGVSDAWQQLSIEQLPIVLLLHLKCFQLDAEGHTAKIVKNIDFPIDLKIDQKIMSSKLKYAQKQRQYKLFAVVYHEGVEAVKGHYLTDTYHGQAGWIRYDDSTVTLVNDAQVLKPKAPRMPYLLMYRRQDTLPVPHRAAPKPE from the exons ATGGATTTGATGAAAACG GACTATGAATTCCTAGATTTGTCCGATGTGAAGGAAGCCGACTTGAGCAGCCTGCACAGCGCATTGTTCAAGCTGAATCCCAAAGGATTGGAGGCGGCTGGCAAGGTCCAGTGGCCAGAAACAGCCATTG ATATCCCAGGCGGGCTAGTCCGGGCGCGCGCGGTGTCGGGCTCGGTGGACGGCGGCGACGAGatgccgccgtcgccgccccgcgccgcgccgccgccgccgtacgCGCCGCCGTACCCGCCGCAGCAGTGGCCCGTCGCGCCGCCGCCCAATGTCTATGTTAGCCAG GTGACGGCGAACGTGAACGTGCACGGCTACATGGGGCAGTACTACCAGCCGCAGCAGTACGGGGACCGCGGGCCGCGCCAGCACCGCCGTGGTCGCGGCAAGCGAGCcccctcgccgccgccgccgccgccataCTACGTCCAGTACCCGCATTACTACCCGCCCGCCCCAGCCCAAGGAGCTCCGCTGTATCACCTGCCTGTTTATCAACCTGTGGTGTATCCGTCGTACCCGTATTATTATCCGGAGTACCCCATGCCCGTTGAGGGAGAGGAGAAACCGGAGGAGTATCCCCCAGAAGTGGTGATGGAACAGGAAGCGGTCGACGCGTATTATGCTAACGCGCATTATGCGGGTCCGCCGTACGCGCCGCCTGTTGATGGACCCATGGAGTACATGCCGCCCATGTACCACATGCCGCCGCCGGCGCAcccgccgcccccgcaccACGCTCCCCACCCCCCGCATCACACGCCGCACCAGTTCAACGTGCACGCAAAGAACTTCGTGCTCCCCAACCACAAGCCGTATTCACCACCGGATAAGAGCCAGGAGCAGAAGCCGGCGAGCGTGTCGGCCGCCGTGGCCGTGGAGACGCTGGTCAAGGACATGAAGATCAGCCCAGCATCAGCCAGCCCCAAGCACTCGCCCACGCCGCCCGAGCCCAAGCCGCCCACGCCCGTCGACAAAGCACCTCCAGTCAAAGTGGAGCCCAAGACGGCCTGGACTCCGACCGAGCAGAAACCGGCCGAGGCAGTCGTGACGCAAGCGCCGCCGTCGGCCAAGTCCTTCCCGCCCATCCCCACCACCGCGGCCAACAAGATGGCGCCGCCCGTCAGCAAGGTCACCACCAAGACGCCAGCTCCCTTCTCCGGCGCCAAGCAGCCGCCCAAgccggccgcgccgcccgccgccgtgCCCGTGCAGCCCGCGTCCACGCCGAAACCGCCCTTCGGCAACCGGCAGAAGCGCGAGGGTCCCCCGCACCGCTCCCCGTCCGCCGACGGCGCCGAGCCCCCGCCGGAGCACGTGAAGCGCgagccgccgctgccgccgagCAAGGCGCCCATGCCCATCTCCATCACGCTGCACTCCGGCCAGGGCGCGCCCGTCATCGTCACCAACAAGTCTCCCTTCTCGCGCAAGCCGGCTCCGGTAGTGgaggccgcgcccgcgccgcccccgcccgcgcccaccGCGTCCGActtcccgccgccgcccaccCCGCGCCACCGCGGAgagcccgcgccccccgcgcccgcaccCGTGGCGCCCCCAGCTCCAGGGAAATCCTGGGCCAGTCTCTTCAACAAGTCCTCAAGTATATCCACCGCTCCGGCGCCAGTGCCGGTGGCGCCTGTGCCCGTTGAGGAGCCCTCCAGCCCGACGGCGGTCGTTCCCCCGGTGAACCCGAAGCCTGTAGCTAAAGTGCCCCCATTTGACGCATCACCACTTCAGCAAAACGTGGCAGTAGTGACTGAGAAGGTCGGCCCAGCTGCGGTCAAACCGGCCCCAGTGACAGCCGCGCCGTCGGTGCTGTCGTACTCGGAGAAGACGTCGGTGGGCGCGTCTGGCGCGGCCGCAGGGGTGTCCAAGCCCGCGTCGCCGGCGGGCCCGGAGCCCCGCGAGGTGCCCGTGGTGAAGGACGCTGCGCCGGCCCTGCCCGTGCAGCCCTCGCCCTTCGCTGACGACCCCAACTCGTACAGGATGGGAG AGTTCCTGTCCAAATACACGCTCGACAACCGTCCAGTCTCGCTCCTGCCTCGGGGGCTCACCAATCGCTCGAACTATTGCTACGTGAACGCGATATTGCAAGCCCTGATCGCGTGTCCGCCCTTCTACAACATGCTGAAGGCTCTCCCCTACCAGACTAGAAGGGGGAAGTCTAGCACGCCCGTCATTGATGCCAT GGTCGAGCTATGCTACGAGTTCACTCCCCTACCCCCCAACGCTCGAGTATCCCGCGCTCGCGGCGCCGAGGCGGCCGGTGCTCTCCCCGTACAAACCGGGCCGCCACTAGACCCCGCCGCCGGGCAGAAGGTGCTCCGGGCTCTCAGACCCTTCCCCGGCTCACAAGAGGGCAGGCAGGAAGATGCGGAGGAGTTCCTTGGGTGCTTGTTGAATGGACTGAATGATGAGATGCTTGAG CTGATGAAGCTGGTGGAGCCCGAGGGCGAGGCGCAGAACGGCGTCGCGCAGGACTCGCCGCCGGAGGACGAGGAcgacgatgatgatgagtgGAAG GTGATGGGCCCCAAGAACAAGGGCGCGGTGGAACGGCGCTGGGCGGCGGGCCGCACGCCGCTGGCCGACATCTTCCGCGGCCGCACGCGCTGTCGCCTGCACAGAGTCGCGCATCATGATGTCACTGATGCTGTGCAGCCGTTCTTTACACTGCAGCTTGATATTGAG CGAGCGAACAGCGTGAAAGACGCTCTAGAGCTCGTGGCGGGTAAGGACACCCTCGAGGGGGTGTCGGACGCCTGGCAGCAGCTGTCCATCGAGCAACTGCCGATTGTGCTGCTGCTGCATCTGAAGTGCTTCCAGTTAGATGCGGAGGGACACACGGCCAAGATTGTGAAGAATATCGACTTCCCTATTGACTTGAAGATTGATCAGA AGATCATGTCATCCAAGTTGAAGTACGCGCAGAAACAGCGGCAGTACAAGCTGTTCGCAGTGGTGTACCATGAGGGGGTTGAAGCTGTGAAGGGACATTACCTCACAGACACCTACCACGGCCAGGCTGGGTGGATCAG ATACGACGACTCCACAGTGACTCTAGTGAACGACGCTCAAGTGCTGAAGCCTAAAGCTCCGCGCATGCCCTATCTGCTCATGTACAGGAGACAGGACACCCTGCCAGTGCCTCACCGCGCGGCGCCCAAGCCGGAGTGA